The nucleotide window TGAGCTGAATTAGAGGTAACTCAGCTCAATGAGGTTAAGTCATTCGACTTAGATGGGTTAAGCCATGATCTCAAGTAGTTCAACATCAAAAATCAATGCTGAATAAGGTGCTATTTTTCCACCAGAACCTTGAGCGCCATAGGCCAATTCTTGAGGAATATATAAACGCCATTTTGAACCGGTAGGCATTAACTGCAACGCTTCAGTCCAACCTGCAATCACACGGTTAACCGGGAATTGAGCTGGCTGACCACGTTCAACCGAGCTATCAAAAACCGTACCGTCAATCAATGTTCCGTGATAGTGTGTGGATACCACAGATTCCGGGCCAGGTTTTTCACCCGTACCTTCGGTTAATATTTCATACTGTAGACCTGAAGCGGTGACAAAAACGCCTTCTTTTTGGGCGTTTCCAGCTAAAAAGGCTTCACCTTGCGCACCGGCAACTTTAGCTTGTTCAGCATGTTTGGCTTGCATGATATCGTTAATTTCTTGGAATGCTTGAGCAAACGCTTCTTGGCTAATCGGGCTTTCAGTCCCTTCCAAAGCATCCAATACACCCGCAGCAACCGCTTGAGGGCTGACGCCTTCAAATGGATCTGAAGCCAACTGCTCACCCATCTGGCGACCGATACCGTAACTTACAATTTCTGGTGTGGTAGTAAAGTTGTTAGACATGTTCAAAGTCCTGTTGAATGAAAAACGAGCATCTTAGCATAAATGAGCTGTTGACGCTGATTGGGTTGGTTAAACAGGTTCATTGAACGGTTGCAGATTTGGCGCTCAACCTAAACCTCTTTTTATGCCTATCACTAATGAAATGACACCTAAAATCTGTATTAGATGATAAATTCCGTTGTGGTCAAATAGCCAGATAAGGGTTACAGAAAGTTCAGTGGTTTGAATAAAAGAAGCTGTAATTGTGATTAAGATTCCCAGTGTCATATAAACGGAACCTTTTAGTTTGTCTGTATAAGCCAACCAAAAGTAACCCGATAAAGAATATAGCATGATTGTGAGCTGATAAATGATGAAAATATTAAAACTATCAGGCCAAAATAAGGTGCTTACAAAGAAAATTAGAGCGATGAATAGAACAAAGGGTAAGACTCTTCTAGAGGTTTTTTCGCTAAAAATATCGTTGGTGCTGGCAATCGCAAATAGGCTGACCAGTAAGGCTAGAGAAAAATTGAGAAGATGCCATAAATTGGTTTGCAATTCAAAAGGGATTTTAAAACCATGAACCACTGCACCAAGGCTAGAGGCAAAAGTTAGGACACCAAATAGTCCAACCCAGATCTGGAGTTTCCATTTTTGCGTAGTTAAATTTTGGCGAAGATAAACTAAACTGGCTAAAGCAATCAGCGCCAAAAGCGCATCGGTAATCGCGGTGCTTTGTTCGTTGGCTAAATCAATAAATTCCATAATGACCTTTCAGAAAAGGTAACGGTAGCTTGCATGATAAGCCAGGTGTTTGGGGATTTGTGCAAGATTTAAATGATTTCTAGCCTTAACTCATGCTTTAACTCATGCTTTAACTCATGCTTTAACTCATGCTTTAACCAGGCCTGGTTACTTTTTGAAGATATGCGGAAACAAAGCTATTTTTTGTTCTTGGCTTAACCCACACACCGTTTCAATATTCTGTTCAGGAATCGATTCTGGATTTGGATAATGGGCAATGGCTTTTTCCAGGCTGGCTTCACGCAATAAATGCAAAATAGGGTAGGGTGCACGGTTGGTTAGGTTCTCGTCATCTTCGGGCTCGGTACCCCCAAACTGATAGTCTGGATGAAAGGTCGCCACCTGGAAAACTCCTTCCCATTCGTTGTCTTCAATCAAGGCGTCTACATATTCTAAAAAGTCATTGTAGTCGTAAAAGTCTTCTAGCATATTCGGCACTATCAACAGGGTGGTCTCAATGCTTTCTGCTTTGGTTTCGGCCAATAAATTCAACTCATTTTGTAAATCTTCCAGTAAACACGCATCGGTATTGCAGTGTGATATCGCAAAACGGATTTGTTGGTTTTTATAAGGTTGGGAGGCAAAAGGGCAGAGATTTAAGCCAATAACGACCTTGTCTAACCACTGGTTAACGTCATTCAAAATCTGTTCATTGTTGGTTGGGTTAGACATAAGGTCTCTCTCTAAACGATTTTTTGTTGCAGGATAGAGCTGTTTTTTAATTCAGCCAGTTCACCGGTTAAATGGGCATAAACTTCATCTGCGCTGTTTAACGAAGCATCGTAAACATAGATAGCCACCTGGTCACCAGGTTGAAGAAATACGCTTTCACCAAATTCGGTATAGGTGGTGGCACCCAAACTCACCATGATTTGAGCAGGGTATTGCGCCTGTTGCAAGATCTGGTGGAGGTTTTCCAATGGCCCGAAATCTTGTTGCTGATTGAGTTTTTCAATCATCCAGTCGTTGAGTTGTTGATGAAAATAGGAATAGGTCAACACCGAACTGTCTTTACCATAAGCGTGGATTTGTCCATCGCGAATTAAAAAAGAGGCGATTCTAAACGTGTCTAATTCACAATCTGGTTTAAAGCTGTTCATTTCAATAAACTGCTCGGCAACCCCTTTGGTTGCTTTCCCCCAGTTTTTCTTTTCGCTGATTTTTTTGGCGCCTGGTTTGCGAATGGAGCAATCATTGAATGCCGCAAACGCTTGTGGTTTAAGTTCAATCACTTTTCCATCATCGTATTCAACATTAAATAACACACATACCTCAGGTTCGGCTTGCAGGTGCGCATTGTCGGCTAGGTTTTCTGGGTAGCGAATTTCTGTTGAAGAGAGCGGGTAAACACCTAGCTGTTTGTCTGAACTTTTAACGTAATAAGGAAAGATGCCTTTAGGCGCATTGGTGGTTGCGGTTTTTACATTGACAAAATCCGGGGTTTCTCCGGCTTGTTCTAGGTGGCCGGCAAAGTTGCCCGCCACTCCAAACCCTACAATATCTTGTAGGGTGGTTTGATCAATTGGAAAATAACTCATAGGCCTTTAGATTTCTTTTTTGTTTTTACCTAACATGCGTAACAAGGTGGCGTCTTTATAGACCAAGTGGTGTTTCAAAGCTCCGGCAATATGAAGTGCAACGATGGCAATCAATAGGTAACCCGCAGTGCCGTGGATTTCTTCGGCAATTTCATGAATCATCTCATTTTCACCAATCAACACCGGTAGCGTGAATAGGTTAAAGAAAGAGACGTCATGACCACCCGTGGTTGACATGATCCAGCCTGAAATCGGCATCATGATCATCGCAAGATATAAAATACCTTTTACCGCATGGCCTAGAATATGTTCAAACTTGCTGTTAGAGATTTGTTCAGGGTTCGGGCTGATTTTCAGCCATAATAAACGTACCATCATCAACATGAAAAGACCGATTCCCAATGATTTATGCAGTTGATACATCTCAAGTCTTTCTGGGCCTTTTTCCATTTCATGCATATAGATACCCAAACCAATAAGGCCAATAAACAATGCGGCCGAAAGCCAATGGTTGGCACGAGAAACCAGGCCATAATTTTGTTCACTATTTTTCAACATTTATATACCCTCTAATTTATATTTTGTATTTTTAATAAAGTAAGCTTTGGAATTTTCTTCGATACATTGTAACCAATTCAGGGGCTTTTGCAGTAAGCATTTCAAAGGCTTTTAAAATGGTTTTTTGCGGCAAACCTTCCTGATAAGTTCGATCGATTGTGAAAAGTTTGAACAGGGTTTGTAGTGCTTTTTCGGCATGGCCGTTGAGCATTAAGTAACCCGCTAAAGCGTAGAGTGCATCAACGTCATTTTGATTTTCTGCCAAGGTCGCTTGAATAACTTCAATCTCAGGTGCTTGCTCCAGCGCTTCAGAAAAGAATAGAATCCCATCAAGTTCTTTACCTTTGGGGTCTTTCTGTGCCTCTTCCGGTAGTTTATAGAACAGGTCTTTGGCCTTGTCCAAGTGCCCGGTGTGTAAATACATTTGCACTAAATCCAGGTGGATCTTGAAGTTGTTGGCGTTCACTTTGGCGGCTTCGCCAAGCAGTTGAATAGCTTGGTCATATTGGCCTTGCGCAAAAGCTTCGCCAGCTTGTTTGCGTAAAACCTCAGAAGGTTCTTCTTTGATATTGGCATTTAACATCGATCGATAGGCTTCTTCACTTAATAAGCCTTCGTATTCGGTAACGATATCGCCATCAATAATCAGTTTATAAAGCGGTACGCCAGGTAAACCAAACTTTTGCGCGATGTCTTTCTCTTTGTCCACATTGAGTTTGGCGAAAATGAACTTGCCGGCCATCTCATTCGCTAACTTTTCCAAGATGGTATTGGCGAGCTTACTTTGCTCGTTCAGCGGCGACCAGCAGTTTAGGAGCACCGGAAAACGTTTGGAGTTTCTAATCACCATCTCTTGAATGTTGTTAGCGGTGATATCGACAATCATGGCTTCAGACATGAACTATTTCCTTAATTGATTCTTTTGGTTTAATGCTTGTTGTTTGAACAGTCTGTTAACTTTGATTAACTGTTTTTTAATGTGGCTTTAAGTTCGTATAACGCATCCAGCGCTTTTCTTGGCGTCAGCTCATTCGGATCAATCTCTTCCAAGAGTTGCTGTACTTTTTCTAAAGCAGGATTAGGTTGTACGCTAAACATATCAAACTGTTGAATGGGTTCTGCAACTGGACTCGTTTTTGTAGCGGAAGTTGCAGGCGGTGTAGCGTTTTTTTGAGTAACCGCTTGATTCTCCAGCTGGCTTAAATGCTGTTTAGCCAATTGAATCACATTTTGCGGTACACCTGCCAATGCCGCTACTTGTAAACCATAGCTTTGTGATGCCGGCCCGTCTTGTACTTGGTGTAGAAATACAATGCTGTCTTGATGCTCTATGGCGTCTAAATGTACGTTGATTGTGTTGTCAAAGCGTTCATTCAAAGTGGTGAGCTCAAAGTAGTGGGTGGCAAACAGGCAGTAACCTTTCACATTTTGCGCAATGTGTTCCGCAATGGCCCAGGCTAAAGCCAAACCGTCAAACGTAGAGGTTCCTCGACCCACTTCATCCATCAAAATCAACGAGTTTTCAGTGGCGTGGTGCAAGATGTTAGCGGTTTCCGTCATCTCCACCATAAAGGTCGATCGCCCCGAGGTCAAATCGTCAGACGCCCCTATGCGAGTGAAGATTCGGTCGATGGGGCCAAGTTCTGCTTTGTCTGCAGGTACGTAGCTGCCCATAAACGCCATTAAGGTAATCAAAGCCGTTTGGCGCATATAGGTGGACTTACCCCCCATGTTTGGCCCGGTGATAATGTGCAGTTTACGCGTTTCGTTAAACAAGGCGTCGTTGGGAATAAACGGCTCGTTGGAAACCGCTTCAACCGTTAAATGGCGCCCCTGTTCAATCATCAGGCCTGGTGAATCGGTTAAAACCGGACGTGTCAAATTCAAGCGTACCGCTTGTTGGGCTAGGTTGACCAATACATCCAATTCAGAAAGTGCGCTGGCACAGTTTTGCAGTTCCGCCAAATGTTCGTTGAGTTTTTCCAATAAGGCCTGGTAGAGCCATTTTTCACGTGAGAGCGCTTTTTCGCCCGCGCTTAAAATCTTATCTTCAAAGGTTTTAAGTTCTGGAATGATATAGCGTTCCTGGCCTTTCAAGGTTTGGCGGCGGATATAGTCGGCGGGCACGTTTTCACTTTGCAGTTTGCTGATTTCAATGTAGTAACCATGCACACGGTTATAACCGACTTTTAAGGTGGAGATGCCGGTGCGTTCTTTTTCACGTTGCTCCAAGGCTAATAGATAATCACCGGCTTCATTTTTTAAATTCCGCAACTCATCCAGTTCGGCATCGTAACCTGGGGCGATTACACCGCCGTCACGAATCAGAATGGGCGGGTTATCAATAATCGCGCACTCCAATAGTTCCGCCAATTCTGGAAAGGTACTCATCCTTGAGGCGAGTTCAGTCAGCTTTTCGGCACTGTTCAAGTTGGCGAGTTGCTGTTGAAAATCGGGCAGGGCGTTTAAGGTTCTGCCCAGGTGTAAACAATCACGTGGTCGAGCCGAACCTAAGGCCACACGGCTAAGAATACGTTCCATATCGCCGACTTGTTTCAAAGTGGTGCGCAATTCGTCGTCTTGGTGATTGGCTAAGATGGTTTCAATCGCATCTAGGCGTTGGTTGATGATCACGCGGTTACGTAATGGCTGGTTAAGCCAGCGTTTGAGTAATCGGCTACCCATCGCGGTGGCAGTGTGATCCAGAATCGCGGCCAAGGTGTTGCTGGTGCCTCCGGACAGGTTGGTGTCAATTTCTAGGTTGCGCCGACTGATCGCATCCAGCACCAAGGTGTCGGTGGTTTGATAAGTATGAAGGCTGGAAATATAAGTCAGGTCACTTTGCAACATGCTTTGTGCATAATGCAAAATCACGCCAGAAGCGCTGATAGAAGCCGTTTGGGTGTCGCAACCATAAGCCACTAAATCTTGGGTTTGAAAATGGGCGATTAAACGTTTACGGCAACTGGAAACATCAAAATGCCAGCTTGGATATCTCACCAGGCCTGGTCGTTTTAAAATGGCTTCTGGCAATTGCTCTCTAAATAAATCATCATCAGGCACTAACAGTTCAGAAGGTTTCAAACGCTCCACTTCCGCCAGTAATTGGTTAAGGGAGCTCAATTGGGTGGTTTCAAAACGACCGCTGGAAACTTCTAGATACGCTAAACCGTATTGGCTGTCTTGCTGGGTAATCGCCACCAATAGGTTTTCATGCCTGTCTTCTAACAGGGCTTCTTCAACTAAAGTGCCCGGGGTGATGACTCGCACCACTTTACGCTCAACCGGCCCTTTGCTGGTAGCCGGGTCACCCACTTGTTCACAAATGGCAACCGATTCACCGAGTTTAACCAGTTTGGCTAAATAGCCTTCTGCCGAGTGATGCGGAATGCCGGCCATAGGAATAGGTTCACCGCCTGACTTGCCTCGAGCGGTAAGGGTGATTTCCAATAAATCAGAGGCTTTCTTAGCGTCATCAAAAAACAGCTCATAAAAGTCTCCCATTCGGTAAAACAGAAGATGGTTCGGGTGCTCGGCTTTTATGGCTAAGAACTGTTGCATCATTGGGGTATGGCTGGTTTTTGTCATGGTGAGATCTATGGGCGCTTTAACTGTGGTTATTAGAATTTGAATAGAAACTAAAAAAGAGTATGCTATGGCTTATTAATAATGTATGCAAGGGCATTATTGGAAAAGGATGTTGAATTAAGGATAAGTTTTTCGTGTTTAAGGCTCTTGTGGCAGTGGCAAAGGATGGATTGAAATGAAGTTTGAAAGTTTGGTTTCCCAGGTTGGTAAAGCGTTGGTGGATTACGATTCCATGGTGGTTACGGCCGAATCTTGCACTGGCGGAATGATTGCAGAAGCGTTGACTTCAATTGGTGGAAGCACCGCCTGGTTTGACCGTGCCTATATCACTTATAGCTATGAATCTAAACGTGAGATGCTCGGCGTAAAAGAGATTACCATCCAGAAAAAAGGTGCGGTTAGCCAAGAGTGTGTTGAGGAGATGGCGTTGGGAGCGTTGCAGCAGTCCCATGCCAAGGTGAGCGTGGCGTGTAGCGGGATTGCTGGGCCAACCGGTGGCTCACCCGATAAACCTGTCGGAACGGTTTGGTTGGCTTGGGCGGTACAAGGAAAGCAAGAAGTGATTTCACAACGGTTTTTATTTGATGGCGACCGACAAGCCATTCGAGAGAAAACCACTGAAGCGGCTCTGATGGGAATCATGAAGTTGATCGCTTGATTCATTTGCCAGTTTGATAATTTCTTTTATAAATTCAGCAATTAATCGATGTGCATCGCTATTTAGTGACTAGGATTTGTATTTAATTTATGGGATAATTTATGGCTAACATTTCACTAGGACAGTTATTGATTCGCTCCTGGATAGATGTTGGTGTTTAAAACCCGCGAGAGATTCATGCGATATAGGGTTTTACAGTTAGAAAGAATTTGCTAAACCTTTGTTTTAGCCAAATATTTTGCCGTTGTTAACAAGGATTCTTGATGATGAAAAGGCGAGTTGGCGAGCAAGGGTTTTTTATTGGAAGCGCGAAAGTTAAGTGTTTGTGATAATGAAAAGATAAAACTTTTCAAAAGCTTGAAAAAAAAGTTTAGAAATGGTGTGAGATTGTGTTTCTAACTTTAGCTTTTTTAGGTAACGATAAAAAGCGAAAAAAGACTTAAAGATGGATACTGAAGATAGATATTGAATGATATCAATATTGAATAGATTTTATGTCTAAACATGCAACCAAAAGGATACCAGTAGATGGATGAGAACAAGAAAAAAGCATTAGATGCCGCTTTAGGCCAGATTGAAAAGCAATTTGGTAAAGGTTCAATTATGCGTATGGGTGACAGTACTGTGCCACGCGATATCGAAGCGGTTTCTACTGGTTCTCTTGGTTTGGATATGGCTTTAGGCATAGGCGGGCTACCTAAAGGCCGTATTGTTGAAATCTACGGTCCTGAATCATCAGGTAAAACGACATTAACGCTACATGCCATTGCTGAGATGCAAAAGGCGGGTGGCACTGCGGCTTTTATCGATGCTGAGCACGCTTTGGACCCTATCTATGCCGAAAAACTAGGGGTGGATGTGGATAACCTTTTAGTTTCTCAGCCAGATACCGGTGAGCAAGCGTTGGAGATTACCGATTCTCTAGTGCGTTCAGGCGCAGTGGATGTGGTGGTGATTGACTCGGTTGCCGCCTTAACGCCAAAAGCAGAGATTGAAGGCGATATGGGGGATTCTCATATGGGTCTTCAAGCGCGTTTAATGTCTCAAGCGTTACGTAAGTTAACCGCAAACATCAAGCGTACCAATACCTTGGTGATTTTCATCAACCAGATTCGTATGAAAATTGGTGTGATGTTCGGTAATCCGGAAACCACAACGGGTGGTAATGCGCTTAAGTTCTATGCTTCTGTACGTTTGGACATTCGTCGTATTGGCGCGATTAAGAAAGGTGATGAGATCTTAGGTAACGAAACTCGCGTTAAAGTGGTTAAAAACAAAGTATCGCCGCCATTCAAACAGGTTGAATTTGACATCCTTTACGGCCAAGGGATTTCTCGTGAAGGTGAGATTATCGATCTAGGCGTTAAAGAGAAACTGATTGAAAAGTCGGGCTCTTGGTATGCCTATAACGGCGCTAAGATTGGCCAAGGTAAGGATAATGTCCGCCAGTATTTGATTGATAATCCTGCGATTGCTGAAGAGTTGATGGACAAGATTAAAGTCGCGGTTATGCCAGCCAAAAAAGTAGCTGCAGATGTCGAAGAGTTTGTTGAATAAACTTCTTTAAGCCATCTTTGAATACGTTTTGAAAAGCGCGGAAGAGTTTTTAGCAGAGTTGGGATTGAAGTCGGGGGCGGATTTAGGATTAGATTCGCCTGCTGAGTTAACTTCGGGCCAAAAAACACCTCAAACAAACGGGCTTTTTGAAGCGGGCAGAATTGATGGCATAACAGTCGCTGACGTAGCGGAGTTAAGCCAAAAAATCGAAGCCAAAGCGGTGGCGCTTTTAGCGATGCGAGAGCATGGTGCAAAAGAGTTAAGGCAAAAGCTATTGACCAAGTTTCCAGAAACGCCTGAGTTGTTGGCGCAATATGCGGAACAACCAGGCCTGGTCAAACGGTTGGTGAGTGAGGTGATTGAACTTTGCCGAATGAATAATTGGCAGAGTGATGAACGCTACATTGAACAAGCGGTTCGCAATTATGTCGATAAAGGACATGGTCCGCAAAAGATTCGACAAAAGTTGCAGCAGACTTGTGATGATTCCGCCTTGATTTCAGCCGCTTTAGATTGGGATGAATCAGATTGGGCGGAATTGGCGCAGAGGGTTTTAGAAAAAAAATATGGCGACGCTAAAAAACCAGCGGAGCAAAAAGAGCAAGCACGGCGAATGCGTTTTTTACAAAGCCGTGGCTTTGCCCCAAGTACAATTTGGAAAGCATTTCGATAATGGTTGTTTAAAACGATTTCGTTCGGTTTTCCAAAACGTATTTTCAGCCAATTATCAGATTGACGGGTTGGCAACAAGACAGACAGTAAACAGATTTACAGAATTTATAAACTTTAAGGTTATTTTCACTATGACGAGTGCCGAACTCAGAAAAGCTTTTCTAGATTATTTCGTTAAGCAAAACCATACAGCAGTCCATTCCAGTCCTGTTGTGCCGGGTAATGATCCTACATTGTTATTCACCAATGCGGGAATGGTTCAGTTTAAAGAGACTTTTTTAGGTCAAGAGCAGCGTGAATATACACGCGCTACCAGTGTGCAGCGTTGTATCCGTGCAGGTGGTAAACACAATGACTTGGAAAACGTCGGCTACACTGCTCGCCATCATACATTCTTTGAAATGTTGGGTAACTTCAGTTTTGGTGATTATTTCAAACATGAAGCCATCAAGTTTGCCTGGGATTTCTTAACCAATGAACTGGGTCTGCCTGAAGAGAAGTTATGGGTGACCGTTTTTGAAGAAGATGAAGAGACGGCAGGGATTTGGTTAAACGAAATGGGCATCAGCCCAGAGCGTTTCTCGCGTTGTGGGGCTAAAGATAACTTCTGGCAAATGGGGGATACAGGCCCTTGTGGACCATGTACGGAAATCTTCTATGATCACGGCGCTGATGTTGCTGGTGGGCCTCCAGGTTCTCCTGATGAAGACGGTGACCGTTATATCGAGATTTGGAACCTGGTGTTCATGCAGTTCGACCGTGCTGCGGACGGCACCTTGACTCCGCTACCAAAACCATCGGTTGATACCGGTATGGGTTTGGAACGTCTTGCCGCGGTTATGCAAAATGTGCATAACAACTACGATATTGACCTGTTCCAGGCAATCGTTAAAAAAGCCGCAGAGTTGACCCATCAAACCGATTTAACCAACAGTTCGTTGCGTGTTATCGCCGACCATATCCGTTCTTGTGCATTCACTATCGTAGATGGTGTTTTACCCTCTAACGAAGGTCGTGGTTATGTGCTTCGCCGTATTATCCGTCGTGCGATTCGTCATGGTTATAAGCTAGGTATGAATGATGTGTTCTTCTACAAGCTGGTTCCGGTATTGGTCGAACAGATGGGTGAAGCTTATCCTGAATTGGCTAAAGAACAAGCCAATGTTGAACGTGCTTTAAAACTTGAAGAAGAGCGTTTTGCGGAGACACTTGAAAACGGTATGAAACTGTTGGAAGAGTATATTGCCGGCATGGATGGTTCGGTCATCGCCGGTGAGATTGCGTTTAAGCTTTATGATACTTACGGTTTCCCATTAGATTTGACCGCTGATGTTGCGCGTGAAAGAAACTTAACCGTTGATGAAGCTGGCTTTGAAAAATCTATGGAAGCTCAGCGTGAACGTGCACGTTCTGCCAGTAATTTTGCGGCCCAGACGACAGGCAAGATCGACTATTCCGGTGAAACTCAGTTTGTGGGTTATGACCGTGATGAAGCGGAAGCGAAAGTGATGGCGATCTTTGTTGATGGCACTTCGGTTGATTCTATTGCGGAAGGTACAGAAGCGGTGGTCATTTTAGGTAGAACACCGTTCTATGCAGAGTCAGGTGGGCAAGTTGGTGATACCGGAAGTTTAACCGAAGGGATGCATAGCTTTCATGTCAACAACTGTCAGAAGCAAGGTAAGACTTTCTTGCATATGGGCGTGGCGACTGCGGGCACACTTTCAGTTGGTCAAGTTTTAACCGCTCGTATCGATGTGAATGGCCGTCGTTCTTCTGAACGTAACCACTCGGCAACGCATTTGCTACATGCGGCCTTAAGAACTGTTTTAGGCACACATGTTCAGCAAAAAGGTTCTTTGGTTACGCCAGATAGATTACGTTTCGACTTCTCTCATTTTGAACCAATCAAACCAGAACAGCTACTTGAAATTGAAAAGTTGGTGAACCAGAACATTATGCTTAACAACCCTGTCGGCACCAATGAAATGGATATTGAATCGGCTAAAGAAAAGGGCGCGATGGCTCTGTTTGGTGAGAAGTATGGTGATGTGGTTCGTGTGGTTGATATGGGAGATTTCTCGGTTGAACTTTGCGGTGGTACCCATGTTTGTTCTACCGGGCAAATCGGCCCATTTAGGTTACTTTCTGAAACCGGTATTGCCTCTGGCGTTCGCCGTATTGAAGCGGTGACAGGTGAAGGTGCTTGGGCAGCCATTTACGAAGATGATAAGACGTTGTTAAATGTTGCGGCAACCGTTAAAGCGGATAAAAACCAAGTGGAAACCAAGGTTGCACAACTGGTAGCTGACCATAAAGAACTTGAAAAACAGTTTAAACAGTTACAGTCAAAAATGGCTTCTTCTCAGGGTGATGATCTTGCAAATCAGGCTGTTAAAGTGGGTGATGTGAGTATTCTTGCCGCTCAGCTTGAAGGCGCGGATGTCAATACTCTACGTGAAACGTTAGACAAACTGAAAGATAAATTAGCCCCTGCGGCGATTGTTCTAGCAGCGGTTGATGGAGACAAAGTGACCTTGGTTGCCGGTGTTTCTAAAGAAGTGACCGGTACATTCAAAGCGGGTGAGTTGGTTAACCATGTTGCACAACAAGTTGGTGGTAAAGGTGGCGGTCGTCCTGATATGGCTCAAGCCGGTGGTAAAGATCCAAGTAAGTTGGCAGAGGCTTTAGCGTCTGTTCAAGTGTGGGCTGAATCAAAATAATTGCGTTGATTGACCTCAGGGTCAAAATTAATATAAAGATATAGAAAAAATGGCATTAATTGTTCAAAAATTTGGCGGTACTTCGGTCGGAAATGTCGAACGTATCCAACATGTTGCAACACAGGTTGCTAAAAGTGTCAGTGAAGGTAATCAGGTTGTGGTTGCCGTATCGGCAATGAGTGGCGAAACCAACCGTTTAACGGCTT belongs to Thiomicrorhabdus immobilis and includes:
- a CDS encoding DUF6962 family protein, which codes for MEFIDLANEQSTAITDALLALIALASLVYLRQNLTTQKWKLQIWVGLFGVLTFASSLGAVVHGFKIPFELQTNLWHLLNFSLALLVSLFAIASTNDIFSEKTSRRVLPFVLFIALIFFVSTLFWPDSFNIFIIYQLTIMLYSLSGYFWLAYTDKLKGSVYMTLGILITITASFIQTTELSVTLIWLFDHNGIYHLIQILGVISLVIGIKRGLG
- a CDS encoding FKBP-type peptidyl-prolyl cis-trans isomerase, with product MSNNFTTTPEIVSYGIGRQMGEQLASDPFEGVSPQAVAAGVLDALEGTESPISQEAFAQAFQEINDIMQAKHAEQAKVAGAQGEAFLAGNAQKEGVFVTASGLQYEILTEGTGEKPGPESVVSTHYHGTLIDGTVFDSSVERGQPAQFPVNRVIAGWTEALQLMPTGSKWRLYIPQELAYGAQGSGGKIAPYSALIFDVELLEIMA
- a CDS encoding CinA family protein, which translates into the protein MKFESLVSQVGKALVDYDSMVVTAESCTGGMIAEALTSIGGSTAWFDRAYITYSYESKREMLGVKEITIQKKGAVSQECVEEMALGALQQSHAKVSVACSGIAGPTGGSPDKPVGTVWLAWAVQGKQEVISQRFLFDGDRQAIREKTTEAALMGIMKLIA
- a CDS encoding cytochrome b yields the protein MLKNSEQNYGLVSRANHWLSAALFIGLIGLGIYMHEMEKGPERLEMYQLHKSLGIGLFMLMMVRLLWLKISPNPEQISNSKFEHILGHAVKGILYLAMIMMPISGWIMSTTGGHDVSFFNLFTLPVLIGENEMIHEIAEEIHGTAGYLLIAIVALHIAGALKHHLVYKDATLLRMLGKNKKEI
- a CDS encoding DUF1415 domain-containing protein, with the translated sequence MSNPTNNEQILNDVNQWLDKVVIGLNLCPFASQPYKNQQIRFAISHCNTDACLLEDLQNELNLLAETKAESIETTLLIVPNMLEDFYDYNDFLEYVDALIEDNEWEGVFQVATFHPDYQFGGTEPEDDENLTNRAPYPILHLLREASLEKAIAHYPNPESIPEQNIETVCGLSQEQKIALFPHIFKK
- a CDS encoding tetratricopeptide repeat protein; protein product: MSEAMIVDITANNIQEMVIRNSKRFPVLLNCWSPLNEQSKLANTILEKLANEMAGKFIFAKLNVDKEKDIAQKFGLPGVPLYKLIIDGDIVTEYEGLLSEEAYRSMLNANIKEEPSEVLRKQAGEAFAQGQYDQAIQLLGEAAKVNANNFKIHLDLVQMYLHTGHLDKAKDLFYKLPEEAQKDPKGKELDGILFFSEALEQAPEIEVIQATLAENQNDVDALYALAGYLMLNGHAEKALQTLFKLFTIDRTYQEGLPQKTILKAFEMLTAKAPELVTMYRRKFQSLLY
- the mutS gene encoding DNA mismatch repair protein MutS, whose amino-acid sequence is MTKTSHTPMMQQFLAIKAEHPNHLLFYRMGDFYELFFDDAKKASDLLEITLTARGKSGGEPIPMAGIPHHSAEGYLAKLVKLGESVAICEQVGDPATSKGPVERKVVRVITPGTLVEEALLEDRHENLLVAITQQDSQYGLAYLEVSSGRFETTQLSSLNQLLAEVERLKPSELLVPDDDLFREQLPEAILKRPGLVRYPSWHFDVSSCRKRLIAHFQTQDLVAYGCDTQTASISASGVILHYAQSMLQSDLTYISSLHTYQTTDTLVLDAISRRNLEIDTNLSGGTSNTLAAILDHTATAMGSRLLKRWLNQPLRNRVIINQRLDAIETILANHQDDELRTTLKQVGDMERILSRVALGSARPRDCLHLGRTLNALPDFQQQLANLNSAEKLTELASRMSTFPELAELLECAIIDNPPILIRDGGVIAPGYDAELDELRNLKNEAGDYLLALEQREKERTGISTLKVGYNRVHGYYIEISKLQSENVPADYIRRQTLKGQERYIIPELKTFEDKILSAGEKALSREKWLYQALLEKLNEHLAELQNCASALSELDVLVNLAQQAVRLNLTRPVLTDSPGLMIEQGRHLTVEAVSNEPFIPNDALFNETRKLHIITGPNMGGKSTYMRQTALITLMAFMGSYVPADKAELGPIDRIFTRIGASDDLTSGRSTFMVEMTETANILHHATENSLILMDEVGRGTSTFDGLALAWAIAEHIAQNVKGYCLFATHYFELTTLNERFDNTINVHLDAIEHQDSIVFLHQVQDGPASQSYGLQVAALAGVPQNVIQLAKQHLSQLENQAVTQKNATPPATSATKTSPVAEPIQQFDMFSVQPNPALEKVQQLLEEIDPNELTPRKALDALYELKATLKNS
- a CDS encoding DUF5718 family protein, which produces MSYFPIDQTTLQDIVGFGVAGNFAGHLEQAGETPDFVNVKTATTNAPKGIFPYYVKSSDKQLGVYPLSSTEIRYPENLADNAHLQAEPEVCVLFNVEYDDGKVIELKPQAFAAFNDCSIRKPGAKKISEKKNWGKATKGVAEQFIEMNSFKPDCELDTFRIASFLIRDGQIHAYGKDSSVLTYSYFHQQLNDWMIEKLNQQQDFGPLENLHQILQQAQYPAQIMVSLGATTYTEFGESVFLQPGDQVAIYVYDASLNSADEVYAHLTGELAELKNSSILQQKIV